In the genome of Candidatus Zixiibacteriota bacterium, one region contains:
- the purF gene encoding amidophosphoribosyltransferase, producing the protein MVESAIHDECGIFGVYGHSKAAELTYFGLYALQHRGQESAGIVTSYNGSIHYKKGMGLVSEVFSEPSVLPALRGKLAIGHTRYSTTGASSLINIQPFLITNKSHYTAIAHNGNLTNSLELREKLDARGSIFQTTSDTEIILHLAARSPKPTPLERICDALRSIRGAYSLLLLTEDSIIAARDPHGFRPLALGKYQKSWVVASETTAFDLIGARYVRDIEPGEVLEISADGLKSTFPCKKTPQACCIFEYIYFSRPDSIVFGENVDKIRRRLGRRLAKEYPVDADIVIGIPDSANTATLGFAEESGIRFEIGLIRNHYVGRTFIDPKQSIRDLDVKVKFNPVKGVLKGRRVVVVDDSIVRGTTSRKLIKLIREAGAKEIHFRVSSPPIIAPCFFGIDMPTRKELIGAQMTIPEIEQYLGADSLRYLSLKGMLAMKSLPNTGFCSSCFSGKYPIRVPRINGKLRLDIKTPKISS; encoded by the coding sequence ATGGTAGAGTCGGCAATACATGATGAGTGTGGAATATTTGGAGTCTACGGACATTCCAAAGCCGCGGAATTGACCTACTTCGGACTCTACGCCCTTCAGCATCGAGGTCAGGAATCGGCTGGCATTGTAACCTCTTACAACGGATCGATTCACTACAAGAAAGGCATGGGGCTGGTATCTGAGGTGTTCTCCGAACCGTCCGTCCTGCCCGCCCTGCGTGGCAAACTGGCTATCGGTCATACACGATACAGCACCACCGGGGCGTCGTCGTTGATCAACATTCAGCCGTTCTTAATCACTAACAAATCCCATTATACCGCGATCGCTCATAACGGCAATCTGACCAACTCGCTGGAACTGCGCGAGAAGCTTGATGCCCGGGGATCGATATTTCAAACCACATCCGACACAGAGATTATCCTCCATCTCGCCGCTCGATCCCCGAAACCAACTCCACTTGAGCGTATATGCGACGCCTTGCGGAGTATCCGGGGCGCTTATTCCCTGCTTTTGTTGACCGAGGATTCAATTATTGCTGCGCGTGACCCTCACGGATTCCGGCCGCTGGCACTCGGTAAGTATCAGAAATCCTGGGTCGTGGCCTCCGAGACAACGGCCTTTGATTTGATCGGAGCCCGGTATGTTCGTGACATTGAGCCGGGAGAAGTCCTCGAGATTTCCGCTGACGGGCTGAAATCGACCTTTCCCTGCAAAAAAACACCACAGGCATGCTGCATATTTGAGTATATCTATTTCTCCCGACCAGACTCGATTGTATTTGGGGAAAATGTTGATAAGATCCGGCGTCGTCTCGGGCGTCGGTTGGCCAAAGAATACCCGGTCGATGCCGACATCGTCATTGGTATTCCCGACTCCGCCAACACTGCGACACTCGGCTTTGCCGAAGAGTCGGGCATTCGGTTTGAGATCGGCCTCATCCGCAATCACTACGTCGGTCGTACCTTCATTGATCCAAAGCAGAGTATCCGAGACCTCGACGTAAAAGTGAAATTCAACCCGGTCAAGGGAGTACTAAAGGGACGACGGGTAGTCGTGGTTGATGATTCAATTGTACGCGGGACCACATCACGAAAACTGATCAAGTTGATCCGGGAGGCCGGAGCCAAAGAAATACACTTCCGGGTTTCATCGCCACCGATCATTGCTCCCTGTTTCTTTGGGATCGACATGCCTACCAGAAAAGAGTTGATTGGGGCACAAATGACAATTCCTGAAATCGAGCAATACCTTGGGGCCGACTCCTTGCGCTACCTGTCACTCAAGGGAATGCTGGCCATGAAGTCCCTGCCCAACACGGGCTTCTGCTCGAGTTGCTTTTCGGGGAAATATCCGATCAGAGTACCACGTATCAATGGCAAGTTACGACTCGATATCAAGACCCCCAAAATTTCATCGTAA
- a CDS encoding PAS domain S-box protein — MNTKKRSLKRGLFKRYSTSISIGLIGLALSLTVFFFVGEWETKWRKSVFDQLAESRCNSFRSEIHQHLHELMALKRFYDGSQFVSREEFDQFVTPIFCVHQDLRGFGWAPRVTDTDRNVFEQTLQAEGLANYQIHDSSVPGEMEIAAHHKEYYPVLYRTPQLDWAIGLNQFSQSLRREAIEQARDMNQVVITGPTIFPSELKNRFGTITFAPVYKKGMPTTTVEERRAAIEGIVICAMGVGDILESVIGELQPGGIDISVSDLSAPEGEQLLFHHTSRLRNAEEDDLTHQGKNGFGLSFVTSFEVANRTWEMHCTPSSGYLTSHPVWINWILLLGGLILTSLLAAFVYTRQTRMAVIEELVDKRTAQLRASEQQLKATNQQLRAGEQQLKAANQQLKAQEQQLRASNQQLRASEENYRLLIDSVDAGINLIDREGNFLLVNDRSANMMGISPADLIGKNISNVMPPDYLALAMERLNRVVETGVGEVHEMFVEQFQRWFLENLQPVKNTSGETIGIQVMSQDITERKQYDDALLKSKEVAENYLNVAAEIIISLNAEGTITLLNESGHSTLGYNKGDLIGKNWFDTCLPARLRNEVGIVFNKLMQGEIEEVITYENPIVTKSGGEKIILWHNTLLRDEAGNICGSLSSGEDITERKQAEEALQESETKFRTYVSHAPDAIFIANALGSFVDVNLAASKITGYSRSELLSMSVLDLADPKARPEELESFKRLMEIGRENSETKLKRKDGSIIWVSLDAVSLSEDRLMAFISDITETKRLRELESRAQRLESAGKISGQIAHDFNNLLAPLIAYPEFIREELPKNHPALTYLTSIEDSAARIADINQQLLTLGRRGHYNQQVMNLNEIIMRAVKEMDALPATMTCKMQLDEDLMNVMGGGAQIHRVISNLLTNAQDAIQDVGQITVKTENYYVDEMCVAYGRVPKGEYVKMTLSDTGCGIPDDIIQKIFDPFFTSKTTDKKRGSGLGLSVVDSVLKDHNGYLDLSSKVGQGTSFYLYFPITREDVGISEIQQSDGGTETILVVDDDELQRDVSMKLLSKLGYKVSTAESGEKAIEFLKDNPQDLLVMDMVMPMGIDGAETYRQVAEFNPGQKAIIVSGFSETDRVLEAQKFGAGAFVKKPLTVKDVAAAVRMELDR, encoded by the coding sequence ATGAACACTAAGAAGAGATCACTGAAGCGAGGCTTGTTCAAACGCTACAGTACCTCAATATCTATAGGTCTCATAGGCCTGGCGCTATCGTTGACGGTGTTTTTCTTTGTGGGAGAATGGGAGACCAAGTGGCGTAAATCCGTCTTTGATCAGTTGGCTGAGTCCCGCTGTAATTCCTTCAGAAGCGAAATACATCAGCATCTTCACGAGTTGATGGCTCTCAAACGATTCTATGATGGTTCGCAGTTTGTGAGCCGCGAAGAGTTTGATCAATTTGTCACGCCAATTTTTTGTGTTCATCAGGATCTTCGTGGGTTTGGCTGGGCACCCCGTGTAACTGATACAGACCGCAATGTTTTCGAGCAGACTTTGCAAGCGGAGGGATTGGCAAACTACCAGATTCACGATTCCTCAGTTCCAGGTGAGATGGAAATCGCGGCTCACCATAAAGAATATTACCCGGTTCTGTATCGAACCCCCCAACTAGACTGGGCGATTGGTCTGAATCAATTCTCCCAATCGCTTCGGCGTGAAGCTATTGAGCAAGCACGTGATATGAATCAAGTGGTAATCACAGGGCCGACCATATTCCCGAGCGAACTGAAGAACAGGTTCGGAACCATTACCTTTGCACCAGTATACAAGAAGGGCATGCCGACCACAACCGTTGAAGAACGCCGGGCGGCCATTGAAGGGATTGTCATCTGCGCCATGGGGGTCGGCGATATCTTAGAGAGTGTGATTGGGGAGCTGCAACCCGGAGGGATAGATATTAGTGTGAGCGACCTTTCCGCGCCCGAGGGAGAACAACTCCTCTTCCACCACACATCGCGCTTACGCAACGCGGAAGAGGATGATCTCACACACCAAGGGAAAAACGGTTTCGGGTTGTCATTTGTCACTTCCTTTGAAGTAGCCAATCGAACATGGGAGATGCATTGTACGCCGTCATCAGGTTATCTAACATCTCATCCTGTATGGATTAACTGGATATTACTATTGGGTGGCTTGATTCTCACATCACTGTTGGCAGCATTCGTATACACAAGACAGACCCGTATGGCCGTCATTGAGGAACTGGTGGATAAGCGCACTGCCCAATTGCGAGCGAGTGAGCAGCAACTGAAAGCTACCAATCAACAGTTACGGGCAGGCGAGCAGCAACTGAAAGCTGCCAATCAGCAGTTGAAAGCCCAAGAGCAACAACTGAGGGCATCCAATCAGCAATTGCGAGCGAGTGAAGAGAATTACCGTCTGCTTATAGACTCGGTCGATGCTGGCATCAACCTCATTGATAGAGAGGGCAACTTCCTTCTAGTGAATGACAGATCCGCAAATATGATGGGTATATCTCCAGCGGACCTAATCGGCAAGAACATCAGCAACGTGATGCCGCCTGATTATCTGGCACTGGCTATGGAAAGGCTCAATAGGGTTGTGGAAACGGGGGTTGGAGAAGTCCATGAAATGTTCGTCGAGCAGTTCCAGCGATGGTTTCTGGAAAACCTGCAGCCGGTTAAGAACACTTCAGGAGAGACCATTGGTATTCAGGTCATGTCCCAGGATATTACCGAACGCAAACAGTACGATGATGCACTACTGAAAAGTAAAGAAGTCGCCGAGAACTATCTCAATGTTGCTGCTGAGATTATAATATCTCTGAATGCAGAAGGTACGATTACACTGCTGAATGAAAGCGGACATAGTACCCTCGGATACAATAAGGGCGATTTAATTGGAAAGAACTGGTTCGATACGTGCTTACCTGCAAGATTGCGAAATGAGGTTGGTATCGTTTTTAACAAGCTGATGCAAGGAGAGATTGAAGAAGTCATAACGTACGAGAATCCGATTGTAACGAAAAGTGGGGGCGAGAAGATTATCTTGTGGCATAACACTTTACTTAGAGATGAAGCCGGCAACATATGTGGATCACTGAGTTCAGGAGAGGATATTACCGAGCGCAAACAGGCGGAAGAGGCATTGCAGGAAAGTGAAACAAAGTTTAGAACATACGTAAGCCATGCACCGGACGCGATATTCATAGCGAATGCTCTGGGCAGTTTCGTTGATGTCAATTTGGCCGCCAGCAAGATTACTGGCTATTCCAGATCAGAACTACTGAGCATGTCTGTTCTCGATCTGGCTGATCCAAAAGCACGGCCGGAAGAGCTCGAGAGTTTTAAAAGGCTAATGGAAATAGGTCGAGAAAATTCAGAAACCAAGTTGAAACGCAAAGATGGTTCGATCATCTGGGTCTCATTAGATGCTGTCTCTCTCTCTGAAGACCGCTTAATGGCCTTTATTTCGGATATCACGGAGACCAAACGGCTTCGCGAATTGGAATCACGGGCTCAACGGTTGGAATCTGCAGGTAAGATATCGGGTCAGATTGCCCATGATTTTAACAACCTCCTTGCACCGTTGATCGCCTACCCGGAGTTCATTCGTGAGGAGCTGCCCAAAAACCACCCCGCTCTGACCTACTTGACAAGCATTGAAGATTCAGCGGCACGGATAGCCGATATCAACCAGCAATTGTTGACGCTGGGAAGACGAGGTCACTACAATCAACAGGTTATGAACCTGAACGAAATTATTATGCGGGCAGTCAAAGAGATGGATGCATTGCCAGCTACTATGACATGCAAAATGCAATTGGATGAAGATCTGATGAATGTCATGGGTGGAGGAGCCCAAATTCATCGGGTCATCTCCAATCTCCTTACCAACGCCCAGGATGCGATCCAGGACGTTGGACAGATTACAGTCAAGACCGAAAACTACTACGTCGATGAAATGTGTGTGGCTTACGGTCGCGTTCCCAAAGGCGAATATGTCAAAATGACTCTTTCGGACACCGGTTGCGGTATCCCGGATGATATAATCCAGAAAATATTTGATCCCTTCTTCACCTCCAAGACAACCGACAAAAAACGTGGGTCCGGACTTGGCTTGAGTGTTGTTGATTCGGTGCTGAAGGATCACAATGGATACCTGGATTTGAGCAGTAAAGTTGGTCAGGGAACATCCTTCTACCTGTATTTCCCGATAACACGCGAGGATGTTGGAATATCCGAGATTCAACAGTCTGATGGTGGCACCGAAACGATCTTGGTGGTCGACGACGATGAGCTTCAGCGAGATGTCTCCATGAAGCTCCTGAGTAAGCTGGGGTACAAAGTAAGCACAGCTGAGAGTGGTGAGAAGGCAATTGAGTTTCTCAAGGACAATCCGCAGGACCTACTGGTTATGGATATGGTCATGCCGATGGGAATAGATGGAGCGGAAACATATCGGCAAGTTGCTGAGTTCAACCCCGGTCAGAAAGCTATCATTGTCTCCGGGTTCTCTGAAACCGATCGGGTGCTTGAAGCACAGAAGTTCGGGGCGGGAGCTTTTGTCAAGAAACCTTTGACGGTAAAAGACGTCGCCGCCGCAGTTCGCATGGAGTTGGACCGGTAG
- a CDS encoding S8 family serine peptidase, translated as MNPSGIKCTLAICLIGIGLIVMNGQAKTGKTVRETSVQLSPRPLPTKPLTTSISPQSSISHVVVKFHDDLSVRTGSDRLFSKSGAPLATAENLLQPYLGTPRFRRLLSGVAEDRLDQIRSSLQLSSKHALADMNAYFRIAVSDHTEAELLINSLNALDEVELAYFEPVPEPAGDIAPPTSDWVPYQDYREAAPDGVDADYANTLPGGDGAGVRIIDVEGGWQDTHEDLDAALGGLIAGSPVNDPSWRNHGTAVIGVMIAGDNGYGVTGICPGADINMVSVGTIGTAEALWTAADNLEAGDIMLIELHAAGPRYNFQSRPDQLGYICMEYWQANFDAIQYAWAKGVVVIEAGGNGAEDFDDYAMYGSLFDTTYRNSHAIIVGAGYPASSPTNLERQGFSNYGERVNLQGYGSGVYTTGYGDLFDAGGDENQYYTSSFGGTSSASPIITGASACLQGYYEATFGTPMTSDQIRDVLVSTGTEQLGDTSEHIGPRPDLLAAFAVLTGPPSLYVDPLLLDTTLAEGAMATMSIWIHNRSSSIALDFSIVDNDSLEKYVDDNWLTAWPISGTVGVLDSVAIDVSLDASVIEDRIRAYSGALEITWGPSGGTLDSLSLLPVFLEIPCNDTTYASVSSDEPEGPVFQWISARDNGFRVPNSSFYNSTTNPNDDGTTGPWDIGFEFPFYDSFYNEVFIGVNGAISFVDSNVNVNGYFSPFELPGTPITTLIAPLYADLIFDWDWVTGSGLYLYRSPVGDTLVIQWYHPANFNQVGDTTMNFEIILTGRGEIVFQYNNLGTSGLEMSALVGVSDEDCRALSHYNGGDPIEHQISNSDAVWFHNTTYVWIQAGDMDGFPDLNVADLTYLVSFLFTGGPDPIPYAAGNVDCVGDNNIADLTWLVAFLFTGGPAPCYYIQ; from the coding sequence GTGAACCCAAGTGGCATTAAATGCACTTTGGCAATCTGTCTGATTGGAATCGGTCTGATCGTGATGAACGGTCAGGCAAAGACAGGAAAAACTGTCAGAGAGACATCGGTTCAACTAAGTCCTCGACCGTTGCCGACAAAACCATTGACGACAAGCATTTCTCCCCAATCATCGATATCTCATGTTGTAGTGAAATTTCATGATGACCTCTCAGTGCGAACCGGTTCAGACCGTTTATTCTCTAAATCAGGTGCCCCGCTTGCGACCGCGGAAAATCTCCTCCAGCCATATCTGGGCACGCCTCGTTTCCGACGTCTGCTAAGTGGTGTAGCCGAGGACAGGCTCGATCAGATCCGGTCCAGCCTCCAGTTATCATCGAAACACGCCTTGGCCGATATGAACGCCTACTTCCGAATCGCCGTGTCTGATCATACAGAAGCGGAACTCTTGATCAACAGCTTGAATGCTCTTGATGAAGTAGAACTGGCCTATTTCGAACCCGTACCAGAACCGGCAGGAGATATTGCTCCCCCGACGTCGGACTGGGTCCCCTATCAGGACTACCGAGAGGCGGCGCCGGACGGTGTTGATGCCGATTACGCCAACACTTTGCCCGGAGGTGATGGCGCCGGAGTCAGAATCATTGATGTAGAAGGCGGCTGGCAGGATACACACGAAGACCTCGATGCTGCTCTTGGCGGTCTGATCGCCGGTTCCCCGGTCAACGATCCTTCCTGGCGCAACCACGGCACGGCGGTTATTGGAGTGATGATTGCCGGAGACAACGGTTATGGCGTTACCGGTATTTGCCCCGGAGCAGATATTAACATGGTTTCGGTAGGTACAATTGGAACTGCCGAAGCACTATGGACCGCCGCGGACAATCTTGAGGCCGGAGATATAATGCTGATTGAGCTTCATGCGGCAGGTCCTCGTTACAATTTTCAGAGCCGTCCCGATCAGCTCGGGTACATTTGCATGGAGTATTGGCAGGCCAATTTTGACGCCATCCAGTACGCCTGGGCCAAGGGTGTAGTTGTGATTGAGGCGGGCGGCAATGGGGCCGAGGATTTCGACGACTATGCCATGTACGGTTCACTGTTCGACACGACTTACCGAAACTCCCATGCCATAATTGTAGGCGCCGGGTATCCAGCCTCATCGCCAACCAATCTCGAGCGGCAAGGGTTCTCCAACTATGGAGAGCGAGTCAACCTTCAGGGCTATGGCTCAGGCGTCTATACCACCGGCTATGGTGACCTCTTCGATGCTGGAGGTGATGAAAACCAATATTACACGTCCTCATTCGGCGGTACTTCCTCAGCATCGCCTATTATCACCGGGGCGTCGGCCTGCCTACAGGGGTACTATGAAGCAACCTTTGGCACTCCCATGACTTCCGACCAGATTCGCGATGTTCTTGTATCGACAGGCACAGAGCAACTGGGCGACACATCGGAACACATCGGACCGCGCCCCGACCTGCTGGCTGCTTTTGCAGTCCTGACCGGACCACCGTCGCTCTACGTCGATCCGTTGCTGCTTGACACTACACTTGCTGAAGGTGCTATGGCAACGATGTCAATCTGGATTCACAATCGATCATCTAGCATAGCTCTCGATTTTTCCATTGTTGATAATGACTCACTGGAAAAATACGTCGATGACAACTGGCTGACAGCCTGGCCGATTTCGGGAACAGTGGGTGTTCTGGACTCAGTAGCGATTGATGTCTCTCTGGATGCGTCCGTCATCGAAGATCGCATTCGAGCCTATTCTGGAGCTCTGGAAATAACCTGGGGACCGAGCGGGGGAACGCTTGACTCTCTTTCCTTATTGCCGGTCTTCCTGGAGATTCCATGTAATGATACGACGTATGCTTCGGTATCATCAGATGAACCTGAGGGACCAGTATTCCAATGGATATCTGCCCGGGATAATGGTTTCAGGGTGCCAAATTCATCCTTCTATAATTCCACGACCAATCCCAACGATGATGGCACGACTGGTCCGTGGGACATTGGCTTTGAATTCCCATTCTATGACTCATTCTACAATGAAGTTTTCATCGGCGTCAATGGAGCTATCTCGTTTGTCGATTCCAATGTCAATGTCAATGGCTATTTCTCACCCTTCGAACTACCCGGCACACCGATCACTACCCTCATCGCCCCCTTGTACGCTGACCTGATTTTTGACTGGGATTGGGTAACGGGCAGCGGATTGTACTTGTACCGCAGTCCTGTTGGCGACACGCTGGTGATTCAGTGGTATCACCCGGCAAACTTCAATCAAGTCGGCGACACAACTATGAACTTCGAGATTATCCTGACTGGTCGAGGTGAGATCGTTTTTCAGTACAATAACCTTGGCACAAGTGGACTCGAAATGAGTGCTTTGGTAGGTGTTTCCGATGAAGATTGTCGTGCCCTGAGTCACTATAACGGCGGGGACCCAATTGAGCATCAGATCTCAAATAGTGATGCAGTGTGGTTCCACAATACAACTTACGTCTGGATTCAGGCTGGCGACATGGACGGTTTCCCCGATTTGAACGTGGCCGACCTGACTTACCTTGTCTCGTTCCTATTCACCGGCGGGCCTGATCCAATCCCGTATGCCGCCGGCAACGTCGATTGTGTGGGTGATAACAACATCGCCGATTTGACCTGGCTGGTTGCCTTTCTCTTCACCGGTGGCCCGGCGCCGTGCTATTACATTCAGTAG
- a CDS encoding chemotaxis protein CheD — MIDSLRDKTSIDVDTGEVRTSSEPVVLRSIALGSCVAVVVYDRTHKTGGLAHIMLPGRSMKTESENRTKYAEDAVDTVLEAVTKLGTDTDNLEICVVGGANVLQEGDISDKVTKSVKDYLKEIGLRWDKERVGGIERRSVFLDVESGQVFITEGEGTANEL, encoded by the coding sequence ATGATCGATTCCTTAAGGGATAAAACATCCATTGACGTGGACACCGGAGAGGTAAGAACCTCTTCGGAGCCGGTCGTCCTGCGATCTATTGCACTTGGTTCTTGTGTCGCGGTCGTAGTGTACGATAGAACCCATAAGACTGGTGGTCTGGCTCATATTATGCTTCCTGGTCGATCGATGAAAACAGAAAGTGAGAACCGAACGAAATACGCCGAGGATGCTGTTGATACTGTACTCGAAGCCGTTACGAAACTTGGTACCGATACAGATAACCTTGAAATCTGTGTCGTGGGTGGAGCAAATGTACTCCAGGAAGGAGATATTTCTGACAAAGTGACTAAATCTGTTAAGGATTACTTAAAAGAGATAGGACTCAGGTGGGACAAAGAAAGGGTCGGGGGGATCGAACGACGGTCTGTTTTTCTTGATGTTGAATCCGGCCAAGTGTTTATTACTGAGGGTGAAGGGACAGCTAATGAATTATAG
- a CDS encoding trypsin-like serine protease produces MKMSCIVVVVFLIFFAASHTQAQISSGGVPPSFSKLALADAPTVVTANVDRLSLLAEDEAEVGKDIPLRFGMPFEVIYNMENSGVWETLADGSHLWRLRIESPEAYSINLVYRHFWMPQGAKLYLYNADHTMILGAFTDANNKEWDQFATGPVRGDVTILEYWEPAGLSQSGIIEIERVIHAYRDLFDRSTLKDAQGYGSSGSCNNNVNCPEGADWQDDKRAVAMILTSGGFRLCTGALINNVREDLTPYFLTAEHCLGGEATWIFMFNYESPGCDNQNGPTWMTVSGCTRRSANSYSDFGLLELSANPPDSYNVYYGGWSRENSASSWSVGIHHPSGDIKKISFDNNPAIDANYGGSSGGSHWKIGAWEDGTTEPGSSGSPLFDQNHRITGQLHGGTASCSSPNSPDYYGKFAKSWDYGSSASSRLHDWLDPDNTGVTTLDGIDPLGITIVADTTYGDVPLDVLFTGSSLLDVIEWKWFFGDGDSALTQSPAHTYDIAGTYDVSLLVVTAEGDRERTKENYIIALADTMKAADTNVVPYQTFEVTIYATNNVSVNRFTIPFEMTGDLDLTYESFSAVGCRTEYFAQTELIASDPWSDRYTIELIASSNGSLPELEPGSGPILKLTFSVSDAITSGQQTTISLAGYSTYTPTFSGSLLTYEPKILSPVVSYLPCCTGLRGNVDGDPSDNVVISDLTYLVSYLFTGGLPPVCYDEADIDGISPINLADLTYLVAYLFTGGPPPPAC; encoded by the coding sequence ATGAAGATGTCTTGCATCGTTGTTGTCGTTTTCCTCATTTTCTTCGCCGCCAGCCACACTCAGGCACAGATCAGTAGTGGTGGTGTACCGCCGAGTTTCTCCAAATTGGCTTTGGCCGATGCACCGACGGTAGTTACTGCCAATGTCGATAGACTTTCGCTGTTGGCGGAAGATGAGGCAGAGGTGGGCAAGGACATTCCGCTTCGTTTTGGGATGCCGTTTGAGGTTATCTACAATATGGAGAACTCCGGAGTCTGGGAGACACTTGCTGACGGAAGTCATCTGTGGCGACTGAGGATTGAATCGCCGGAAGCCTATTCCATCAATCTTGTCTACCGCCACTTTTGGATGCCACAAGGGGCGAAGCTCTATCTTTACAATGCCGATCACACCATGATTCTGGGCGCATTCACTGATGCCAACAATAAGGAATGGGACCAATTCGCCACTGGGCCAGTGCGAGGGGATGTTACCATTCTTGAATATTGGGAACCCGCCGGTCTGTCGCAATCCGGTATTATCGAAATCGAGCGCGTTATCCACGCCTATCGTGATCTCTTTGACCGTTCGACTCTCAAGGATGCTCAGGGATATGGCAGTTCAGGCTCATGTAATAACAATGTTAATTGCCCCGAGGGAGCCGATTGGCAGGATGACAAACGTGCGGTGGCGATGATTCTGACTTCGGGCGGCTTCCGACTCTGTACCGGCGCACTGATTAACAATGTTCGCGAGGATCTTACGCCCTACTTCCTGACCGCCGAACACTGTCTGGGCGGTGAGGCGACCTGGATATTTATGTTTAACTACGAAAGCCCCGGTTGCGACAATCAGAATGGCCCGACTTGGATGACTGTGTCTGGATGTACCCGGCGTTCGGCCAATTCATATTCTGATTTCGGATTGCTGGAGTTGTCTGCGAACCCTCCAGACAGTTATAATGTATACTACGGTGGCTGGTCGCGAGAGAACAGTGCTTCGAGTTGGTCGGTCGGGATACATCATCCTTCAGGCGACATTAAGAAAATATCCTTCGACAACAACCCGGCTATTGATGCCAACTACGGTGGTTCTTCGGGTGGGAGTCACTGGAAAATTGGCGCCTGGGAAGACGGCACTACCGAACCGGGTTCCTCGGGATCGCCATTGTTCGATCAGAACCATCGCATCACCGGTCAGCTTCACGGTGGCACTGCCTCATGTTCCTCACCGAACTCACCTGACTATTATGGCAAGTTTGCCAAGTCGTGGGACTATGGCTCTTCGGCTTCAAGCCGGCTACACGATTGGCTCGATCCTGATAACACGGGTGTAACTACGCTCGACGGCATAGATCCTTTGGGTATCACTATAGTGGCGGATACTACATACGGTGATGTACCACTCGATGTCCTGTTCACAGGTTCATCATTACTGGATGTAATTGAGTGGAAATGGTTCTTTGGTGATGGCGACAGCGCCCTCACTCAATCACCCGCTCATACTTATGATATCGCTGGCACCTATGATGTATCGCTTCTGGTCGTAACAGCGGAGGGGGATCGCGAGCGCACCAAGGAAAATTATATCATCGCTCTGGCCGATACCATGAAAGCCGCCGACACTAATGTTGTCCCTTACCAGACCTTCGAGGTCACGATCTATGCCACCAACAATGTTTCCGTCAACAGGTTCACTATCCCCTTCGAGATGACCGGCGATCTGGATTTGACGTATGAGTCCTTCTCGGCCGTTGGTTGTCGAACTGAGTATTTTGCCCAGACAGAACTTATTGCCAGTGATCCCTGGAGCGATCGGTACACGATTGAGTTGATTGCGTCTTCCAACGGCAGCCTTCCCGAGCTGGAGCCAGGTAGCGGTCCGATACTTAAATTGACTTTCAGTGTTTCGGACGCGATTACGTCCGGGCAGCAGACGACCATCAGTTTGGCCGGATACAGCACATATACTCCGACATTCTCCGGCAGCCTGTTGACTTACGAACCGAAGATTTTGTCGCCGGTCGTATCATACCTACCTTGTTGTACTGGGTTGCGCGGTAATGTCGATGGTGATCCTTCCGACAATGTTGTAATTTCCGACCTGACCTATTTGGTGTCGTACTTGTTTACGGGAGGATTACCTCCCGTCTGCTACGATGAAGCAGATATTGACGGCATTAGCCCGATCAATTTGGCTGACCTTACGTATCTGGTGGCTTATTTGTTCACCGGTGGTCCACCTCCGCCAGCTTGTTAG